The genomic DNA CTGTGTTCGTTCTCTGAGCTGGGTATTTCCGACGATCACAATGGCATCATTGAGCTGCCGCTTGATGCGCCTATTGGTACCGACATCCGCGAATACCTGAAACTTGATGACAACACCATTGAAATCAGCGTGACGCCAAACCGTGCGGACTGCTTAGGCATTATCGGCGTGGCCCGCGATGTGGCCGTGCTGAACCAGACTGAACTGAACGTACCGGAAATCGTACCGGTTGACGCTACCATCAGTGACACACTGCCGATTCAGGTTGAAGCCGCTGATGCGTGCCCACGCTACCTTGGTCGCGTGGTGAAAGGCATTAACGTAAAAGCGCCAACCCCGCTGTGGATGAAAGAGAAGCTGCGTCGCTGTGGTATTCGTTCTATCGACGCCGTCGTTGACGTGACCAACTATGTTCTGCTGGAGCTGGGTCAGCCGATGCACGCGTTCGATAAAGATCGTATCGAAGGCGGTATTGTGGTGCGTATGGCGAAAGAGGGCGAAACCCTGGTTCTGCTCGACGGCAGCGAAGCAAAACTGAATGCTGATACGCTGGTGATAGCGGACCACGTTAAAGCGCTGGCGATGGGCGGTATCTTCGGTGGCGAACACTCCGGTGTAAACGATGAAACGCAAAACGTTTTGCTGGAATGTGCGTTTTTCAGCCCGCTCTCTATCACCGGTCGCGCACGTCGTCACGGCCTGCATACCGATGCCTCTCACCGTTATGAGCGTGGCGTCGATCCGGCACTGCAGCACAAAGCGATGGAGCGTGCGACGCGTCTGCTGATCGACATCTGCGGCGGTGAAGCGGGCCCGGTTATCGACGTCACCCACGAAGCGACGTTACCGAAGCGTGCGACCATTACCCTGCGTCGTAGCAAGCTGGATCGTCTGATTGGTCACCATGTTTCTGACGCACAGGTCAGCGATATCCTTCGCCGCCTGGGTTGTGATGTGACCGAAGGGCAGGACGAGTGGAAAGCCGTTGCGCCATCCTGGCGTTTCGACATGGAGATCGAAGAAGATCTGGTGGAAGAAGTGGCTCGCGTATACGGCTACAACAACATCCCGGATGAGCCTGTTCAGGCGGGTCTGGTGATGGGAAGCCACCGTGAAGCAGATTTGTCTCTTAAGCGTGTGAAAACCATGCTGAACGACAAAGGTTATCAGGAAGTGATCACCTACAGCTTTGTTGATCCAAAACTGCAGCAGATGATCCATCCGGGCCAGGAGGCGCTGATCCTGCCAAGCCCAATCTCCAGCGAAATGTCCGCGATGCGCCTGTCCCTGTGGACCGGTCTGCTGGGGACTATCGTTTACAACCAGAATCGTCAGCAAAACCGCGTGCGAATTTTCGAAAGTGGTTTACGCTTTGTACCGGATAATCAGGCAAATTTAGGCATCCTTCAGGATCTCATGCTGGCTGGTGCCATCAGCGGTAACCGTTACGAAGAGCACTGGGACCTGGCAAAAGGCACGGTTGATTTCTACGATATGAAGGGAGATCTGGAAGCAATTCTCGATCTGACCGGTAAATTATCTGAAATTGAATTCCGTGCAGAAGCGATCCCTGCGCTGCATCCAGGCCAGAGCGCGGCTATCTATTTAGACGGCAAACGCATTGGTTTCATTGGCGTTGTTCATCCTGAGCTGGAGCGCAAGCTGGACCTGAACGGCCGTACCATCGTGTTCGAGCTGGAATGGAGCCCGGTTGCAGACCGCGTTATTCCTCAGGCCCGCGACGTCTCACGCTTCCCGGCAAACCGCCGTGATATCGCGGTTGTGGTCGCGGAAAATGTGCCCGCAGCAGATATTTTGGCCGAATGTAAGAAAGTTGGCGTAAATCAGGTAGTTGGCGTAAACTTATTTGACGTGTACCGCGGCAAGGGCGTAGCAGAAGGTTTCAAGAGCCTCGCTATTAGCCTTATCCTTCAGGATACCAGCCGTACACTCGAAGAAGAGGAGATTGCCGCTACCGTCGCCAAATGTGTAGAGGCATTAAAAGAGCGATTCCAGGCATCATTGAGGGATTGAACCTATGGCGCTTACAAAAGCTGAAATGTCAGAATATCTGTT from Enterobacter ludwigii includes the following:
- the pheT gene encoding phenylalanine--tRNA ligase subunit beta, whose translation is MKFSELWLREWVNTTLDSEALSNQITMAGLEVDGVEPVSGAFNGVVVGEVVECGQHPNADKLRVTKVNVGGDRLLDIVCGAPNCRQGLKVAVATVGAVLPGDFKIKAAKLRGEPSEGMLCSFSELGISDDHNGIIELPLDAPIGTDIREYLKLDDNTIEISVTPNRADCLGIIGVARDVAVLNQTELNVPEIVPVDATISDTLPIQVEAADACPRYLGRVVKGINVKAPTPLWMKEKLRRCGIRSIDAVVDVTNYVLLELGQPMHAFDKDRIEGGIVVRMAKEGETLVLLDGSEAKLNADTLVIADHVKALAMGGIFGGEHSGVNDETQNVLLECAFFSPLSITGRARRHGLHTDASHRYERGVDPALQHKAMERATRLLIDICGGEAGPVIDVTHEATLPKRATITLRRSKLDRLIGHHVSDAQVSDILRRLGCDVTEGQDEWKAVAPSWRFDMEIEEDLVEEVARVYGYNNIPDEPVQAGLVMGSHREADLSLKRVKTMLNDKGYQEVITYSFVDPKLQQMIHPGQEALILPSPISSEMSAMRLSLWTGLLGTIVYNQNRQQNRVRIFESGLRFVPDNQANLGILQDLMLAGAISGNRYEEHWDLAKGTVDFYDMKGDLEAILDLTGKLSEIEFRAEAIPALHPGQSAAIYLDGKRIGFIGVVHPELERKLDLNGRTIVFELEWSPVADRVIPQARDVSRFPANRRDIAVVVAENVPAADILAECKKVGVNQVVGVNLFDVYRGKGVAEGFKSLAISLILQDTSRTLEEEEIAATVAKCVEALKERFQASLRD